In Paraburkholderia sp. PGU19, a single window of DNA contains:
- the phaP gene encoding TIGR01841 family phasin (Members of this family are phasins (small proteins associated with inclusions such as PHA granules). Note that several different families of phasins have been named PhaP despite very little sequence similarity to each other.): MIAQVPEQFIAAQKAGMDALFGFLNTAYPGFEKLVDLNIQAARASLFENQAVLSEAVSAKDSQSLLELQTRQNEATTEKAQAYWRHVNEIVTETSSQLLAQSQKQVSEYVRESQALADNLGKNAPLQSGTFAAFWSKGLEAMRDAGTAFQQQAMGTAKEAVEVVDRA; the protein is encoded by the coding sequence ATGATTGCGCAAGTCCCTGAACAGTTCATTGCAGCACAGAAAGCAGGCATGGATGCGCTCTTTGGATTCTTGAACACTGCCTATCCGGGCTTTGAAAAGCTGGTGGATTTAAACATACAGGCCGCAAGAGCCTCGTTATTCGAAAACCAGGCGGTCCTCTCTGAGGCTGTATCCGCCAAAGACTCCCAGTCGTTGCTTGAACTGCAGACGCGACAGAACGAGGCGACGACAGAGAAGGCGCAAGCCTACTGGCGCCACGTCAATGAAATTGTCACCGAGACCAGCAGTCAACTGCTCGCGCAGAGCCAGAAGCAGGTGAGTGAGTACGTTCGGGAAAGTCAAGCGCTCGCAGACAATCTCGGCAAAAACGCGCCACTGCAAAGCGGCACGTTTGCCGCGTTCTGGTCGAAGGGCCTCGAGGCTATGCGAGATGCGGGTACGGCGTTCCAGCAGCAGGCCATGGGGACGGCAAAGGAAGCCGTGGAGGTCGTCGACAGGGCGTAA
- a CDS encoding MFS transporter, with amino-acid sequence MDKRLLVLAGGMFSIGTDSFVVAGVLPQVSASFGVPVALAGQMVTLYALSLALLSPVVAATAAHWPRKRLLLTGLVIFVLANAVTALSPNIGIVLASRLLAGLGAAMFSPTATAAGASLVSPEQRGKALAIVIAGMSSATALGAPLGTFIGGWLGWRATMWFVAAVATLAAMGVARLLRDVPTPPPLSLARRLAPLGDVRVLLTLATTWLAYAGLFLVYT; translated from the coding sequence ATGGACAAACGCCTTCTCGTTCTCGCCGGCGGCATGTTCTCGATCGGCACCGACAGTTTCGTCGTTGCCGGTGTGCTGCCCCAGGTATCCGCGTCGTTCGGCGTGCCCGTCGCGCTGGCCGGCCAAATGGTTACGCTATACGCGCTGAGCTTGGCGCTGCTATCGCCGGTCGTCGCTGCCACGGCGGCGCACTGGCCGCGCAAGCGGTTGCTGCTCACCGGCCTCGTGATTTTCGTGCTAGCCAATGCGGTCACCGCGTTGTCACCGAACATCGGGATCGTGCTGGCGAGTCGGCTGCTGGCAGGTCTGGGCGCGGCCATGTTCAGTCCGACGGCGACGGCTGCCGGTGCGTCGCTGGTGTCGCCCGAGCAACGTGGCAAGGCGCTCGCCATCGTCATCGCGGGCATGTCCAGCGCGACGGCGCTAGGTGCGCCGCTGGGTACCTTCATCGGAGGCTGGCTGGGGTGGCGCGCGACGATGTGGTTCGTGGCCGCCGTTGCCACGCTGGCCGCGATGGGCGTAGCTCGACTCCTGCGAGACGTCCCGACGCCGCCGCCCCTCAGTCTTGCCCGCCGGCTCGCACCGCTCGGCGATGTACGCGTGCTGCTGACCCTGGCGACGACCTGGCTGGCGTATGCGGGCCTTTTCCTCGTCTACACGTAA
- a CDS encoding short chain dehydrogenase, translated as MRVLIVGATGLIGKEIVRLLSPEHQVIGASRNGPDQFVDLTDKASIISMYQQLGTVDAVICAAGAAKFAPLESLTDEDFAFSLANKLMGQVNLVRCSGGHVTQGGSLTLTSGILSLHPVTGSAVVGIVNAGVEAFVRSAALELRGKARVNAVSPGWVSETLAAMGQAYSAGTPAAVVAQAYNRSLVENITGQVIPVKKS; from the coding sequence ATGCGCGTGCTGATAGTTGGCGCAACCGGACTAATCGGCAAGGAAATCGTTCGACTGCTCTCGCCTGAACACCAGGTCATTGGCGCGAGCCGCAATGGCCCAGACCAGTTCGTGGACCTCACAGACAAAGCGTCCATCATCTCAATGTACCAGCAGCTCGGAACCGTTGATGCCGTGATTTGCGCTGCGGGCGCGGCGAAATTCGCACCGCTTGAATCGCTGACGGATGAAGATTTTGCGTTCAGCCTGGCCAACAAGCTGATGGGGCAGGTCAATCTGGTCCGTTGTTCGGGCGGCCACGTTACCCAAGGTGGGTCCTTGACGCTCACCAGCGGCATTCTCTCCCTGCATCCGGTCACAGGGAGTGCCGTAGTGGGCATCGTGAATGCAGGGGTCGAGGCGTTCGTCCGGTCCGCAGCTCTCGAATTGCGGGGCAAAGCACGGGTTAATGCCGTCAGCCCAGGCTGGGTTTCAGAAACGCTTGCCGCGATGGGACAGGCCTATTCCGCAGGTACCCCCGCCGCGGTGGTGGCCCAGGCGTACAACCGAAGTCTGGTCGAGAACATCACAGGACAGGTCATTCCAGTCAAGAAGTCGTGA
- a CDS encoding P-II family nitrogen regulator, with amino-acid sequence MELKCVVAVVRPDVLQTLEKRLGAIDIHGITVSKVKGFGAHPNLFADDWTTEHLKIEIFAQASDVETLVRAIMDIAHVGPAGDGIVAIIPVERFFRVRTQSEAIP; translated from the coding sequence ATGGAACTTAAATGTGTTGTGGCGGTTGTTCGGCCGGACGTTCTGCAAACTCTGGAAAAGAGGCTCGGCGCTATTGATATCCACGGCATAACCGTTAGCAAGGTAAAAGGGTTCGGCGCGCATCCAAACCTGTTTGCCGATGATTGGACGACCGAGCACCTCAAAATCGAAATTTTCGCCCAGGCATCGGACGTTGAAACCCTCGTAAGAGCAATCATGGATATCGCGCACGTCGGGCCGGCCGGAGACGGCATAGTCGCGATTATTCCCGTCGAAAGGTTTTTCCGCGTCCGCACGCAGTCTGAGGCAATACCTTGA
- the rclC gene encoding reactive chlorine resistance membrane protein RclC, whose amino-acid sequence MLSINNLLSSLSRADRLGVNLVRISIAAVFIWIGLLKFVPFEADSITPMVAHSPFMSFFYKHPDQYKEHMTQEGQLRTEQRAWQTDNNTYRFSDGLGTVELTIALLVLLNPVSRRAGLVGGLLSFLTPVVTLSFLITTPEAWVPALGDAQHGFPYLSGMGRLIWKDTMMMAGAVVVMADSARALLQERG is encoded by the coding sequence ATGCTCTCTATCAACAATTTGCTCTCCTCGCTTAGCCGCGCCGACCGACTTGGCGTCAACCTGGTCCGCATATCCATCGCCGCTGTATTCATCTGGATTGGACTACTGAAATTTGTGCCGTTCGAAGCAGACAGCATCACACCTATGGTCGCCCACAGCCCGTTCATGTCGTTCTTCTACAAGCATCCTGATCAGTACAAGGAGCATATGACGCAGGAAGGTCAACTCCGGACGGAGCAGCGTGCCTGGCAGACCGACAACAACACCTATCGTTTCTCCGACGGGCTCGGCACGGTCGAACTCACCATCGCGCTACTCGTTTTGCTGAATCCCGTCTCACGTCGTGCAGGTCTCGTTGGTGGCCTTCTATCGTTTCTCACGCCGGTCGTTACGCTGTCTTTTCTCATCACAACACCTGAAGCGTGGGTGCCCGCGCTCGGCGATGCTCAGCACGGATTTCCCTATCTCTCCGGAATGGGACGACTGATCTGGAAAGACACGATGATGATGGCAGGCGCGGTCGTCGTGATGGCCGACTCCGCGCGCGCACTGCTGCAAGAAAGAGGCTAA
- a CDS encoding NAD(P)-dependent oxidoreductase encodes MNLAGKTLFMSGGSRGIGLAIALRAAHDGANIVIAAKTANPDPRLEGTVHTAAAAVEAAGGKALALVVDIRDEERVKGAVARAVEVFGGIDILVNNASAIRLTGTLDTPVKRYDLMHGVNGRGTFVCAQACLPHLLNSPNPHILTLSPPLVTDPKWFKDFPAYTIAKYTMSLFTLALAGEFKDRGVAVNSLWPRTAIATAAVRNEIGGADMIAACRKPEIVADAAHYILTRPSRECSGNFFLDDEVLLAAGVRDFSQYDVKAGAALQADFFVEALPGMLRADNMVKAKLDS; translated from the coding sequence ATGAACCTCGCCGGCAAGACGCTATTCATGTCAGGTGGCAGTCGCGGTATCGGACTCGCCATTGCACTCCGGGCGGCACACGACGGCGCGAACATTGTGATTGCAGCGAAGACGGCCAACCCGGACCCGCGGCTCGAGGGCACGGTACATACAGCGGCGGCCGCCGTCGAAGCTGCTGGCGGAAAGGCGCTTGCGCTGGTCGTCGACATCCGCGATGAGGAACGCGTAAAGGGTGCGGTTGCCAGGGCCGTTGAGGTGTTCGGGGGCATCGACATACTCGTGAACAATGCCAGCGCCATCCGACTAACGGGAACGCTCGATACGCCCGTCAAGCGGTACGACCTGATGCACGGGGTGAACGGGAGAGGCACATTTGTCTGTGCTCAGGCCTGCCTGCCTCACCTCCTCAATTCGCCGAATCCACATATCCTGACGCTGTCGCCTCCGCTGGTCACAGACCCGAAGTGGTTTAAGGATTTCCCGGCATACACCATTGCCAAATACACGATGAGCCTGTTCACACTGGCGCTGGCCGGTGAGTTCAAGGACCGTGGCGTCGCCGTAAATTCGCTGTGGCCGCGAACTGCTATTGCGACTGCTGCTGTACGAAACGAGATTGGCGGCGCCGATATGATTGCTGCTTGTCGCAAGCCGGAGATAGTCGCCGACGCGGCCCACTATATCCTGACGCGCCCATCCAGGGAGTGCTCGGGAAATTTCTTTCTCGATGACGAAGTGCTATTGGCGGCTGGTGTCCGGGACTTCTCGCAATACGACGTCAAGGCTGGCGCGGCATTGCAGGCAGACTTCTTCGTTGAGGCGTTGCCGGGCATGCTAAGGGCGGACAACATGGTGAAGGCCAAGTTGGATTCATGA
- a CDS encoding RNA-guided endonuclease TnpB family protein: MIRVHRIRLDPTATQGVYFARACGVSRFAYNWALAEWKRQYEAGGKPDEAALRKQLNAIKAAEFPWMAEVTKCAPQIAIKNVGLAFEHFFRRVKLGQKPGYPRFKRKGIRDSFRADNGPADATSHAVEVTGKAVKLPRCGVVRMREALRFAGRVKSATVSRMADGWYVALAVETEDRLTAKQDRGAVGVDLGVTTLATFSDGTTEPALKPHRAGHKRIVRLSQSLARKKKGSANRAKAKAKLARLHLRIANVRKDALHKLTTTLATNYSTIGIEDLNVSGMLRNGSLARSIADAGFSEFRRQLEYKAVMTGAQVIVIDRFYPSSKTCSGCGTIHEITLRDRVLSCGCGLKMNRDLNAAINIRRQALALQSVERKALAGASASVKPVSVKQKKRDVHRNVQTA, encoded by the coding sequence ATGATCCGCGTCCACAGAATCCGCCTCGACCCGACCGCCACGCAAGGCGTGTATTTTGCACGCGCCTGTGGCGTGTCCCGGTTCGCCTATAACTGGGCGTTGGCGGAATGGAAGCGGCAGTATGAGGCCGGCGGCAAGCCGGATGAGGCGGCGCTCCGCAAACAACTGAACGCGATCAAGGCGGCCGAATTCCCCTGGATGGCTGAGGTGACGAAATGCGCACCTCAGATCGCGATCAAGAACGTCGGACTCGCGTTCGAGCACTTTTTCAGGCGCGTGAAGCTCGGCCAGAAGCCCGGCTACCCGCGCTTCAAGCGTAAGGGCATCCGCGACTCGTTCCGTGCCGACAACGGGCCGGCGGATGCGACGAGCCACGCAGTCGAGGTGACCGGCAAGGCGGTCAAGCTGCCGCGCTGTGGCGTCGTTCGCATGCGCGAGGCGTTGCGCTTCGCGGGCCGTGTCAAGTCGGCGACGGTGAGCCGCATGGCCGATGGTTGGTATGTCGCGCTGGCCGTCGAGACGGAAGACCGCCTGACTGCGAAGCAGGACCGTGGCGCCGTCGGCGTCGATCTCGGCGTTACGACGCTCGCGACCTTCAGTGATGGCACGACCGAGCCTGCGTTGAAGCCGCACCGCGCCGGGCACAAGCGCATCGTGCGCCTGTCGCAATCGCTCGCGCGCAAAAAGAAGGGAAGTGCCAACCGGGCCAAAGCGAAAGCCAAGCTTGCCCGGCTGCACTTGCGTATCGCAAACGTCCGCAAGGATGCTTTGCACAAGCTGACGACGACGCTCGCGACGAACTACTCAACGATCGGCATTGAGGATTTGAACGTGTCGGGAATGCTGCGCAATGGCTCTCTGGCGCGCTCGATCGCGGATGCCGGGTTCTCCGAATTCCGTCGTCAACTGGAATACAAGGCCGTCATGACCGGCGCACAAGTGATCGTGATCGACCGCTTTTATCCGAGCAGCAAGACGTGTTCGGGATGCGGGACGATTCACGAAATCACGCTGCGCGACCGCGTGCTGTCGTGCGGCTGCGGTTTAAAGATGAACCGCGACCTGAACGCGGCCATCAACATTCGGCGCCAAGCTCTGGCGTTGCAGTCTGTGGAGAGGAAGGCTCTGGCTGGCGCCTCGGCATCAGTGAAACCGGTCTCGGTGAAGCAGAAAAAGCGAGATGTGCACAGAAATGTGCAGACAGCTTAG
- a CDS encoding peptidylprolyl isomerase — protein MNMLNISEVTPGSHVTLHYRLSLADGAEVMNTFADQPATLLLGAGQLAPPLENVLLGLKVGHHSTFQLAPEQAFGPRNPDLIQRVSLATLRENSMIGEQFSPGDLIEFNAPRGGRYAGVLKEVDETSAWFDFNHPLAGKALAFEVKIVGTLQA, from the coding sequence ATGAACATGCTCAATATCTCCGAAGTGACACCTGGTTCACACGTCACGCTTCACTACCGGCTTTCGCTTGCCGATGGCGCCGAAGTCATGAACACCTTTGCCGATCAGCCGGCCACGCTGCTGCTCGGTGCTGGTCAATTGGCGCCGCCGCTGGAAAATGTTCTGCTGGGATTGAAGGTCGGCCACCATTCGACCTTTCAGCTAGCACCGGAGCAGGCATTTGGCCCGCGTAATCCGGATCTGATCCAGCGCGTATCGCTTGCGACGCTGCGCGAGAACAGCATGATTGGCGAGCAGTTTTCGCCGGGCGATCTCATCGAATTCAACGCACCGCGTGGCGGGCGCTATGCAGGCGTGCTGAAGGAAGTCGATGAGACATCCGCGTGGTTCGATTTCAATCACCCGCTCGCCGGCAAGGCTCTGGCGTTCGAAGTGAAAATCGTCGGGACTCTGCAGGCATGA
- a CDS encoding IS607 family transposase, which translates to MERRLVKIGEAAAMLGVAISTLRKWEETGELVPARKTAGGTRYYAVSDLLGLGNEDAPTVCYARVSSHDQKADLDRQHAMLESYCAAKGWRCEVIKDLGSGMNYHKKGLNRLLEMILRKQMKRLVITHKDRLLRFGSELVFAMCAAQNIEIVIIHQGDQPSFEEELARDVLEIITVFSARLYGSRSKKNKQLLDALVQAAR; encoded by the coding sequence ATGGAAAGGAGACTTGTAAAGATTGGTGAAGCGGCGGCGATGTTGGGCGTCGCAATCTCCACCCTGCGGAAGTGGGAGGAGACTGGCGAACTGGTGCCCGCTCGCAAGACGGCGGGCGGCACACGCTATTACGCTGTCTCCGATCTGTTGGGTCTCGGCAATGAGGATGCACCGACGGTCTGCTACGCGCGAGTCTCGTCGCACGACCAGAAAGCGGATCTCGATCGCCAGCATGCGATGCTGGAGAGCTATTGCGCCGCGAAGGGGTGGCGCTGCGAGGTCATCAAGGATCTCGGTAGCGGCATGAACTATCACAAGAAGGGCCTCAACCGCCTGCTCGAAATGATTCTGCGCAAGCAGATGAAGCGCCTCGTCATCACGCACAAGGATCGGCTCCTGCGCTTCGGCTCCGAATTGGTGTTCGCGATGTGCGCGGCGCAGAACATCGAAATCGTCATCATCCACCAGGGCGATCAGCCCTCGTTCGAGGAAGAACTCGCCAGGGACGTGCTGGAAATCATCACCGTCTTTTCGGCGCGCCTGTACGGCTCGCGCAGCAAGAAGAACAAGCAACTGCTCGACGCGCTCGTGCAAGCCGCCAGATGA